The Lycium barbarum isolate Lr01 chromosome 10, ASM1917538v2, whole genome shotgun sequence genome includes a region encoding these proteins:
- the LOC132615752 gene encoding zeatin O-glucosyltransferase-like: MDNSNDNLQNLTKQQENEVAIVMVPFPAQSHLNQLLQLACIFSSSYNLPVYYVASATHNLQARVRANALNPADIAKIHFHDLPTPDFASPAPDPNASSKFPAQLLPSYNASMLLREPVALFLKDISSKSRRVVVIHDVLMSYNVQDVSSLHNAESYIFNCVSVFFMYCCFICIPKGMPIPLDEDLLKKLPSLEADAPEEINKLVTFQLQYKDIRAGDLYNSNKVLEGTSLDLMAQFASTQNKKQWAIGPILPTKLDHVSDKRNKCLDWLDNQPPRSVLYVSFGSSTTFSDEEIKELAMGLERSKQKFVWVLRDADRGDIFTGEARRFELPEGFEERVKGVGLVVREWVPQLEILAHSSTGGFMSHCGWNSCIESITMGVPMAAWSMHSEQPINAFFVTEILKIGLIVREWEKREELVSASTIENVVRKLMASEEGDETRKRSEELGKAVRESTEKGGASQLELDSFIAHITR; the protein is encoded by the coding sequence ATGGATAACAGCAATGATAATCTTCAGAACTTGACCAAACAACAAGAAAATGAAGTAGCTATAGTCATGGTTCCATTTCCAGCTCAAAGCCATCTCAATCAACTTCTTCAACTTGCCTGCATATTCTCCTCATCATATAATCTTCCTGTCTACTATGTTGCCTCAGCTACTCATAATCTTCAAGCTCGGGTTCGAGCCAACGCCTTAAATCCAGCAGACATAGCCAAAATCCACTTCCATGATCTCCCAACACCGGATTTTGCCTCCCCTGCACCTGACCCCAACGCCTCGAGTAAATTCCCAGCTCAACTCCTGCCATCTTATAATGCTTCCATGCTTCTTCGCGAGCCCGTTGCTTTGTTCCTTAAAGACATTTCGTCTAAATCAAGACGAGTTGTTGTCATTCATGATGTTTTAATGTCCTATAATGTTCAGGATGTTAGTTCCTTGCATAATGCTGAATCATATATATTTAACTGTGTTTCTGTTTTCTTTATGTATTGTTGTTTCATATGCATACCTAAGGGAATGCCTATTCCACTTGATGAAGATTTACTTAAAAAGTTACCTTCACTTGAAGCTGATGCACCAGAAGAGATCAACAAGTTAGTAACTTTTCAACTTCAGTATAAGGATATCAGAGCTGGTGATTTGTACAATTCAAATAAAGTACTTGAAGGtacttctcttgatttgatggcACAATTTGCAAGTACACAAAACAAGAAGCAATGGGCAATCGGACCAATTCTACCTACTAAACTAGATCATGTATCAGATAAGAGAAACAAATGTTTGGATTGGCTTGACAACCAACCTCCGAGATCTGTTCTTTATGTATCCTTTGGCTCGTCGACTACATTTTCTGATGAAGAGATCAAGGAGCTCGCGATGGGACTAGAGCGAAGCAAGCAGAAGTTCGTATGGGTGTTGAGAGATGCCGATAGAGGAGATATCTTTACTGGGGAAGCTAGAAGATTTGAGTTGCCAGAAGGGTTTGAAGAAAGAGTAAAGGGGGTCGGGTTAGTGGTAAGAGAATGGGTGCCACAACTAGAAATCTTGGCTCATTCGTCCACAGGTGGGTTTATGAGTCATTGTGGATGGAATTCTTGCATAGAAAGTATCACTATGGGAGTGCCTATGGCTGCTTGGTCTATGCACTCTGAACAACCAATTAATGCTTTCTTTGTGACAGAAATCTTGAAAATAGGCCTGATTGTGAGGGAGTGGGAGAAACGCGAGGAGCTGGTAAGTGCATCTACCATTGAGAATGTTGTGAGGAAGTTAATGGCATCAGAAGAAGGCGATGAGACTAGGAAAAGATCAGAAGAATTGGGTAAAGCAGTAAGGGAGTCCACAGAGAAAGGGGGTGCTTCTCAACTGGAGTTAGATTCTTTCATTGCCCATATCACAAGATAG